One Osmerus eperlanus chromosome 13, fOsmEpe2.1, whole genome shotgun sequence genomic region harbors:
- the LOC134032688 gene encoding F-BAR and double SH3 domains protein 1-like isoform X1: protein MQPPPRKVKETQQAKLVFAEQLGRLHTKQQQEGELLEDIRSFSKQRAAIEKEYAQALQRLALQYQKRDWQRGKGDSLSSGSVFSVWRSLVDATAQTAVSRLNAAEGYRSLSTDALKSIRNAKEPRAKRGLEQLQRVQREVVGALRELHKLKKRYFQLSHIANTAREKAADAQARSRRNEHGIFHFRTGLQKLSTKLSVRLGECDQKLMEVRNEYHLSLAATNSHHQYYYTVELPSIMQRLDGELYEQLRGLFSLLCSTEVEACLSSQAAFSRVWEHAAQVSRERSLQLFLQEAPAFTKITDFIFQLSPHDKVCVLQQSTNPEGESCLEKEARKWSSKAAKDYKVITQGERAVQTLEQRVKLLSGDTGASVEQKLLEVQEAVRKAKVSHVKAESCLALLEGAGVDVEPWLTSAMSQAEEQLERERRLSEARMSNGDISNLEEEFEFTDFEDYDDNSDTFVDSPSGSGPCGYPLLCIVLYSYQASQSDELSITEGEELQVIEDGDVEDWLKVCNASGQVGYVPERYLQFHWSPGEGTVGHSLDWSFDSSGSSSEHSHKGPQYLPQAAGLVRALYDYQAQSGEELSFPEGAVIRLRRRAQGWGQGEVDDGFWEGELDGRVGVFPSLVVEMLGDREEEEEEEEKEESFPTPTLPPFSPPIPIAIPPASLLVSSPSLSPKPRSGSWSVHSTPPRDVEEHLQAMPLELQRVADSRPERGGGSSHSSPDLSVRRILPTRAPPPPPTERHFPMP from the exons ATGCAACCACCTCCGAGAAAG GTGAAGGAGACCCAGCAGGCGAAGCTAGTGTTTGCAGAGCAGCTGGGTCGTCTGCACACCAAGCAGCAGCAGGAAGGAGAGCTCCTGGAGGACATTAG GTCCTTCAGTAAACAACGGGCTGCCATAGAGAAAGAGTATGCTCAG GCTCTTCAGAGGCTGGCACTTCAGTACCAGAAGAGAGACTGGCAGAGAGGCAAGGGAGACTCACTCAGTTCTGG gagtgtgttctcagtgtggAGGTCACTGGTGGACGCTACAGCTCAGACCGCAGTGTCTCGGCTGAATGCGGCTGAGGGGTATCGCTCCCTGTCAACCGACGCCTTGAAGAGCATTCGCAACGCCAAAGAGCCTCGCGCCaagagg gGTCTGGAACAGCTCCAGAGGGTccagagggaggtggtgggagctCTAAGGGAGCTCCACAAACTGAAGAAGAGGTATTTCCAGTTGAGCCACATCGCTAACACAGCCAGGGAGAAGGCTGCTGATGCCCAGGCCAG GTCTCGGAGGAATGAGCATGGGATCTTCCACTTCAGAACAGGCCTGCAGAAGTTAAGCACCAAG cTGAGTGTCAGACTGGGGGAGTGTGACCAGAAACTGATGGAGGTACGGAATGAGTACCATCTCTCTCTGGCAGCCACCAACTCTCATCACCAATACTACTACACCGTAGAGCTGCCTAGCAtcatgcag AGGCTGGATGGGGAGCTGTACGAGCAGTTGAGAGGCCTCTTCAGTCTGCTGTGTTCTACGGAGGTAGAGGcgtgtctctcctctcaggcAGCCTTCAGCAGGGTGTGGGAGCACGCCGCCCAG GTAAGCAGAGAAAGGAGCCTGCAGCTCTTTCTACAGGAGGCTCCTGCTTTTACCAAGATCACAGACTTCATATTCCAGCTCTCCCCACATGATAAG gtgtgtgtcctgcagcagAGCACCaacccagagggagagagttgtCTGGAGAAAGAGGCCAGGAAGTGGTCCTCCAAGGCTGCGAAAGACTACAAGGTCATCACCCAAGGAGAGAGG gcgGTGCAGACTCTCGAGCAGCGTGTTAAGCTGCTGTCTGGAGACACAGGGGCCAGTGTGGAGCAGAAGCTTCTGGAAGTCCAAGAAGCCGTCCGAAAGGCCAAG GTGAGCCATGTGAAGGCAGAGTCCTGTCTGGCATtgctggagggggcgggggtggatGTGGAGCCGTGGCTGACCAGTGCCATGAGCCAGGcggaggagcagctggagagagagaggaggctgagtgaAGCTCGCATGTCCAACGGTGACATTTCCAACCTG GAGGAGGAGTTTGAGTTCACAGACTTTGAGGATTATGATGACAACAGTGACACTTTTGTAGACTCACCATCTGGTTCAGGACCATGTGGATACCCTCTCCTCTGCATTGTCCTCTACAGCTATCAG GCCAGCCAATCCGATGAGCTGTCGATCACCGAAGGGGAGGAGCTTCAGGTGATCGAGGATGGGGATGTGGAGGACTGGCTGAAG gTGTGTAATGCGTCTGGACAAGTGGGCTATGTGCCTGAGAGGTACCTGCAATTCCATTGGTCTCCAGGTGAGGGCACTGTCGGGCACTCATTGGATTGGTCATTTGACAGTTCTGGTTCCTCCTCTGAGCACTCCCATAAAGGCCCACAGTACCTCCCACAGGCAGCAG gtctAGTGCGGGCCCTGTATGACTACCAGGCCCAGAGTGGGGAGGAGCTGTCGTTCCCAGAGGGGGCAGTGATCAGGCTGAGGAGGCGTGCccagggctggggccagggggaggtggATGATGGTTTttgggagggggagctggatggacgggtgggggtgttccCGTCCCTGGTAGTGGAGATGCTtggggacagggaggaagaggaggaagaagaagagaaggaggaa AGCTTTCCCACTCCCACTCTTCCGCCCTTTTCTCCCCCCATCCCAATCGCTATCCCCCCAGCCTCGCTCCTAGTCTCCTCccctagcctcagccccaaACCCAGGTCAGGGTCCTGGTCCGTCCACAGCACGCCCCCTAGAGACGTGGAGGAGCATCTTCAGGCCATGCCCTTGGAGCTCCAGAGAGTGGCAGACAGTAGACCAG agaggggaggaggcagcAGCCACAGCTCACCAGACCTTTCTGTCCGGAGAATTCTACCG ACCCGagctccgcctcctccccccaccgaGCGACACTTCCCCATGCCGTGA
- the LOC134032688 gene encoding F-BAR and double SH3 domains protein 1-like isoform X2, which yields MRLYILRDMLRCVVCLFQALQRLALQYQKRDWQRGKGDSLSSGSVFSVWRSLVDATAQTAVSRLNAAEGYRSLSTDALKSIRNAKEPRAKRGLEQLQRVQREVVGALRELHKLKKRYFQLSHIANTAREKAADAQARSRRNEHGIFHFRTGLQKLSTKLSVRLGECDQKLMEVRNEYHLSLAATNSHHQYYYTVELPSIMQRLDGELYEQLRGLFSLLCSTEVEACLSSQAAFSRVWEHAAQVSRERSLQLFLQEAPAFTKITDFIFQLSPHDKVCVLQQSTNPEGESCLEKEARKWSSKAAKDYKVITQGERAVQTLEQRVKLLSGDTGASVEQKLLEVQEAVRKAKVSHVKAESCLALLEGAGVDVEPWLTSAMSQAEEQLERERRLSEARMSNGDISNLEEEFEFTDFEDYDDNSDTFVDSPSGSGPCGYPLLCIVLYSYQASQSDELSITEGEELQVIEDGDVEDWLKVCNASGQVGYVPERYLQFHWSPGEGTVGHSLDWSFDSSGSSSEHSHKGPQYLPQAAGLVRALYDYQAQSGEELSFPEGAVIRLRRRAQGWGQGEVDDGFWEGELDGRVGVFPSLVVEMLGDREEEEEEEEKEESFPTPTLPPFSPPIPIAIPPASLLVSSPSLSPKPRSGSWSVHSTPPRDVEEHLQAMPLELQRVADSRPERGGGSSHSSPDLSVRRILPTRAPPPPPTERHFPMP from the exons ATGCGTTTATATATATTGAGGGATATGttgaggtgtgttgtgtgtctcttcCAGGCTCTTCAGAGGCTGGCACTTCAGTACCAGAAGAGAGACTGGCAGAGAGGCAAGGGAGACTCACTCAGTTCTGG gagtgtgttctcagtgtggAGGTCACTGGTGGACGCTACAGCTCAGACCGCAGTGTCTCGGCTGAATGCGGCTGAGGGGTATCGCTCCCTGTCAACCGACGCCTTGAAGAGCATTCGCAACGCCAAAGAGCCTCGCGCCaagagg gGTCTGGAACAGCTCCAGAGGGTccagagggaggtggtgggagctCTAAGGGAGCTCCACAAACTGAAGAAGAGGTATTTCCAGTTGAGCCACATCGCTAACACAGCCAGGGAGAAGGCTGCTGATGCCCAGGCCAG GTCTCGGAGGAATGAGCATGGGATCTTCCACTTCAGAACAGGCCTGCAGAAGTTAAGCACCAAG cTGAGTGTCAGACTGGGGGAGTGTGACCAGAAACTGATGGAGGTACGGAATGAGTACCATCTCTCTCTGGCAGCCACCAACTCTCATCACCAATACTACTACACCGTAGAGCTGCCTAGCAtcatgcag AGGCTGGATGGGGAGCTGTACGAGCAGTTGAGAGGCCTCTTCAGTCTGCTGTGTTCTACGGAGGTAGAGGcgtgtctctcctctcaggcAGCCTTCAGCAGGGTGTGGGAGCACGCCGCCCAG GTAAGCAGAGAAAGGAGCCTGCAGCTCTTTCTACAGGAGGCTCCTGCTTTTACCAAGATCACAGACTTCATATTCCAGCTCTCCCCACATGATAAG gtgtgtgtcctgcagcagAGCACCaacccagagggagagagttgtCTGGAGAAAGAGGCCAGGAAGTGGTCCTCCAAGGCTGCGAAAGACTACAAGGTCATCACCCAAGGAGAGAGG gcgGTGCAGACTCTCGAGCAGCGTGTTAAGCTGCTGTCTGGAGACACAGGGGCCAGTGTGGAGCAGAAGCTTCTGGAAGTCCAAGAAGCCGTCCGAAAGGCCAAG GTGAGCCATGTGAAGGCAGAGTCCTGTCTGGCATtgctggagggggcgggggtggatGTGGAGCCGTGGCTGACCAGTGCCATGAGCCAGGcggaggagcagctggagagagagaggaggctgagtgaAGCTCGCATGTCCAACGGTGACATTTCCAACCTG GAGGAGGAGTTTGAGTTCACAGACTTTGAGGATTATGATGACAACAGTGACACTTTTGTAGACTCACCATCTGGTTCAGGACCATGTGGATACCCTCTCCTCTGCATTGTCCTCTACAGCTATCAG GCCAGCCAATCCGATGAGCTGTCGATCACCGAAGGGGAGGAGCTTCAGGTGATCGAGGATGGGGATGTGGAGGACTGGCTGAAG gTGTGTAATGCGTCTGGACAAGTGGGCTATGTGCCTGAGAGGTACCTGCAATTCCATTGGTCTCCAGGTGAGGGCACTGTCGGGCACTCATTGGATTGGTCATTTGACAGTTCTGGTTCCTCCTCTGAGCACTCCCATAAAGGCCCACAGTACCTCCCACAGGCAGCAG gtctAGTGCGGGCCCTGTATGACTACCAGGCCCAGAGTGGGGAGGAGCTGTCGTTCCCAGAGGGGGCAGTGATCAGGCTGAGGAGGCGTGCccagggctggggccagggggaggtggATGATGGTTTttgggagggggagctggatggacgggtgggggtgttccCGTCCCTGGTAGTGGAGATGCTtggggacagggaggaagaggaggaagaagaagagaaggaggaa AGCTTTCCCACTCCCACTCTTCCGCCCTTTTCTCCCCCCATCCCAATCGCTATCCCCCCAGCCTCGCTCCTAGTCTCCTCccctagcctcagccccaaACCCAGGTCAGGGTCCTGGTCCGTCCACAGCACGCCCCCTAGAGACGTGGAGGAGCATCTTCAGGCCATGCCCTTGGAGCTCCAGAGAGTGGCAGACAGTAGACCAG agaggggaggaggcagcAGCCACAGCTCACCAGACCTTTCTGTCCGGAGAATTCTACCG ACCCGagctccgcctcctccccccaccgaGCGACACTTCCCCATGCCGTGA